The Coffea arabica cultivar ET-39 chromosome 1e, Coffea Arabica ET-39 HiFi, whole genome shotgun sequence genome has a window encoding:
- the LOC113705359 gene encoding NDR1/HIN1-like protein 10, which translates to MADPNNRPVTGYPAPATNGHPPPPSNTSYPYAAPPPAAYYNQQYYTGPAYHQPDPDAIRRATFLRRLFAFIIAGVIILGTILFIIWLVLRPRLPEFRVDSLSVSNFNLSSSTLVSADFDVKITARNPNGKITLFYDNVEAAVYFKNFQLSQTTLPPFSQGKKNETSFTAELAAVKAYLDGDIANGINGERGKSGNVVLNVRMLMEVRFKAGAWKARRRYLKAFCGDLSVGISANASNGTLTGGPRQCRVGL; encoded by the coding sequence ATGGCTGACCCGAATAACCGACCCGTCACCGGCTACCCAGCTCCGGCCACCAATGGTCACCCACCGCCGCCGTCCAACACCTCCTACCCCTACGCTGCACCACCACCTGCTGCTTACTACAACCAACAATACTACACTGGACCAGCTTACCATCAGCCTGATCCCGACGCCATCCGCCGCGCCACCTTCCTTCGCCGCCTCTTCGCTTTCATAATTGCCGGCGTCATCATCCTCGGCACCATCCTCTTCATCATCTGGCTGGTTCTCCGCCCCCGTCTTCCCGAGTTCCGAGTCGACTCGCTCTCGGTTTCCAACTTCAATCTCTCCTCGAGTACCCTTGTCTCGGCGGATTTCGACGTGAAAATTACTGCTCGGAACCCTAATGGAAAAATCACTCTGTTTTACGACAACGTTGAGGCGGCCGTTTATTTTAAGAATTTTCAGCTTTCCCAAACTACTCTTCCGCCGTTTTCTCAGGGGAAGAAGAATGAAACCTCGTTCACGGCGGAATTGGCTGCGGTAAAGGCTTATTTGGATGGAGATATTGCGAATGGGATTAATGGGGAAAGAGGGAAAAGTGGAAATGTGGTGCTTAATGTCAGGATGCTTATGGAGGTGAGGTTTAAGGCGGGTGCTTGGAAGGCTAGGAGGAGGTATTTGAAGGCGTTTTGCGGGGATTTATCGGTAGGGATTTCTGCTAATGCGAGTAATGGGACTTTAACCGGTGGACCTCGACAGTGCCGTGTTGGCCTTTGA
- the LOC113705368 gene encoding NDR1/HIN1-like protein 1, whose product MSAKDCGHYEHEKQKLFRRLFVALLAFIILILFIILLVWLILRPTKPHFLLQDATVYAFNVSAPNLLTSDFQITLSSRNPNDRIGIYYDRLDAYASYRGQQITLPTLLPSTYQGHKDITVWSPFLYGNSVPIAPYYTDALTQDQFAGTVLINIKVNGRVRWKVGTFISGRYRLYVNCPAYINLGNRNSGIMVGPAIKYQLVQSCHVDV is encoded by the coding sequence ATGTCGGCCAAGGACTGCGGCCACTACGAGCATGAGAAACAGAAGCTCTTCCGCCGCCTATTCGTGGCCTTACTCGCCTTCATCATCCTCATTCTCTTCATCATTCTCCTTGTATGGCTCATCCTACGTCCCACAAAACCACACTTCCTCCTACAAGACGCCACCGTTTACGCCTTCAACGTCTCAGCTCCCAACTTGCTCACGTCCGACTTCCAAATCACGCTTTCTTCTCGCAACCCCAATGACCGTATTGGCATTTATTACGATAGACTTGATGCCTATGCATCCTACCGTGGCCAACAAATCACCTTGCCAACTTTGCTGCCTTCTACTTACCAGGGTCACAAGGATATTACGGTTTGGTCCCCATTCTTGTATGGAAATTCAGTTCCTATTGCACCATATTATACCGATGCTTTAACTCAAGATCAATTTGCTGGGACGGTTTTGATCAACATTAAAGTTAATGGAAGAGTTAGATGGAAAGTTGGTACGTTTATCTCTGGAAGATACCGTTTATACGTTAATTGTCCTGCCTATATAAATCTTGGAAATCGGAATTCTGGCATTATGGTTGGACCAGCGATTAAGTATCAATTGGTGCAGAGCTGCCATGTTGATGTTTGA